In Maniola hyperantus chromosome 13, iAphHyp1.2, whole genome shotgun sequence, one genomic interval encodes:
- the LOC117987853 gene encoding uncharacterized protein, whose translation MGALWQYIFMLIVLVFQVKGQIITELFPKAGDYDELGSPAFPETHDDLASRSAPKELSADSSTAAGSRNVRRPYWCYLSPDRGECTPRYPRFFYDSSESRCKMFMWSGCGGNGNRFLTRAECMMTCH comes from the exons ATGGGAGCTCTTTGGCAATATATTTTCATGCTGATAGTTTTGGTCTTTCAAGTCAAAGGACAAATAATTACTGAGCTGTTTCCTAAAGCTGGCGATTATGATGAACTTGGATCGCCAG CGTTCCCTGAAACTCACGATGACTTAGCATCAAGAAGCGCTCCTAAGGAATTGTCTGCTGATTCGTCAACAGCGGCTG GTTCACGTAATGTACGAAGACCTTATTGGTGCTATCTTAGTCCTGACCGTGGGGAATGCACCCCTAGATATCCGAG atttttctacGATTCTTCAGAAAGCCGCTGCAAAATGTTCATGTGGAGTGGCTGCGGTGGAAATGGAAACAGATTTTTGACAAGAGCCGAGTGTATGATGACTTGCCACTAG